A genomic window from Thiomonas arsenitoxydans includes:
- a CDS encoding nitric oxide reductase activation protein NorD, with translation MSDALTDDSIRASWAQLDTRFPLVEAIFPACMADAQGALTPDGLSAFLEAGRIIGKLGRGAEPLLAFLEAWPSTARAVGEDLLAPVMAVVQGLQKSPNGRAITPFLQTLAPVAQRLQAGEQLQHYLDLTLDLMARTTRSIHGFHTTYPSPGLPDFFNQAPTLLAQLDIGGLRRWVDYGVRNYATHPERQKDYFSLQSADARAVLQRERHGTLLVDVERHLDLYLRALWRDGDLLIPYSTAFDELRKPVPYYDPLGIRLPDVQDDASGVSGLDRYRAMLAHMVGHRRWSTPQIADNWSPFQRMAVEFFEDCRVETLLIREYAGLRRLFLALHPRPVEDACDPATTSCLRHRLAMLSRALLDPEHGYRDADLNTFVARFHALMAQGTSSTRDIAALALAYVAKTRRQSDQFAKVHFENTVIDYRDDNRHLWRFIEQGDEEERFDETRRNDAQDDLPRLPPRHYPEWDYHSQTYRPDWVSVYEGLHPSAQAGDIDRLLQKHAPLAKRLQRMLELLKPQDKVRIRYQEDGSELDLDVAIRSLIDFKAGSNPDPRINLSHRTNGRDIAVTLLLDLSASLNDKVKGSDQTILELSQEAVSLLAWAIDRLGDPLAIAGFQSNTRHEVRYQHFKGFGEPWGDEVKARLAAMQANYSTRMGAALRHAAHSLRARKSDKKLLLILTDGEPADIDVQDERLLIEDARQAVRELERNGLFTYCISLDPRADAYVSDIFGRRYTVIDNIERLPERLPEVFLALTK, from the coding sequence ATGAGTGACGCCCTGACGGACGATTCGATACGCGCCAGTTGGGCGCAGCTCGACACGCGCTTTCCTCTCGTGGAGGCCATCTTCCCGGCCTGCATGGCTGATGCCCAAGGCGCGCTCACACCCGATGGACTGAGCGCCTTCCTCGAAGCGGGCCGCATCATCGGCAAACTTGGGCGGGGCGCCGAGCCTTTGCTGGCCTTTCTGGAAGCCTGGCCGTCCACCGCCCGCGCCGTGGGTGAAGACCTGCTGGCGCCCGTGATGGCCGTGGTGCAAGGGCTGCAAAAATCGCCCAACGGTCGGGCCATCACGCCCTTTTTGCAGACCCTGGCCCCCGTGGCGCAGCGCCTGCAAGCGGGCGAGCAACTCCAGCACTATCTCGATCTCACGCTCGACCTGATGGCGCGCACCACGCGCTCCATCCACGGCTTTCACACCACCTATCCCAGTCCGGGGCTGCCGGACTTTTTCAATCAGGCGCCGACCTTGCTGGCCCAGCTCGACATCGGCGGCTTGCGCCGCTGGGTCGATTACGGCGTGCGCAACTATGCCACCCATCCCGAACGGCAAAAAGATTACTTCAGCCTGCAATCGGCCGACGCGCGCGCCGTGCTGCAGCGCGAGCGCCACGGCACGCTGCTGGTGGATGTAGAGCGCCATCTCGATCTGTATCTGCGCGCCTTGTGGCGGGACGGCGATCTGCTGATTCCTTACTCCACCGCCTTCGACGAACTGCGCAAGCCGGTTCCCTATTACGACCCGCTGGGCATTCGTCTGCCTGATGTGCAAGACGATGCTTCTGGCGTCTCGGGCCTCGATCGTTACCGGGCGATGCTCGCCCACATGGTCGGCCACCGCCGCTGGTCCACCCCGCAGATTGCCGACAACTGGAGCCCGTTTCAGCGCATGGCGGTCGAGTTTTTCGAGGACTGCCGGGTTGAAACCCTGCTGATCCGCGAATACGCCGGACTGCGGCGGCTGTTTCTCGCCCTGCATCCCCGGCCTGTCGAAGACGCCTGCGATCCCGCCACCACGTCCTGTCTGCGCCACCGTCTGGCGATGTTGTCGCGGGCGTTGCTCGATCCCGAGCACGGCTACCGCGACGCCGATCTGAATACCTTCGTTGCCCGCTTTCACGCGCTGATGGCGCAGGGCACCTCATCCACCCGAGACATCGCCGCGCTGGCTCTGGCCTATGTGGCGAAAACCCGCCGCCAGAGCGACCAGTTTGCCAAAGTGCACTTCGAAAACACCGTTATCGACTACCGCGACGACAACCGGCATCTTTGGCGCTTCATCGAACAAGGGGACGAGGAAGAGCGCTTCGACGAAACCCGCCGCAACGATGCGCAGGACGACTTGCCGCGCCTGCCGCCGCGGCACTATCCCGAATGGGACTATCACAGCCAAACCTATCGGCCCGACTGGGTCAGCGTGTACGAGGGTTTGCATCCGTCTGCACAGGCGGGCGACATCGACCGCTTGCTGCAAAAGCACGCCCCGCTGGCGAAGCGCCTGCAAAGAATGCTGGAATTGCTCAAGCCGCAGGACAAAGTGCGCATTCGTTATCAGGAGGACGGCAGCGAACTCGATCTCGACGTGGCCATTCGTTCGCTGATCGATTTCAAGGCAGGCTCCAACCCTGATCCGCGCATCAATCTGAGCCACCGCACCAACGGGCGCGATATTGCCGTGACCCTGCTGCTCGATCTCTCCGCCTCGCTCAACGACAAGGTGAAAGGATCAGACCAGACCATCCTCGAACTCTCGCAGGAAGCCGTCTCGCTGCTCGCCTGGGCGATAGACCGCCTGGGCGATCCGCTGGCCATCGCCGGTTTTCAGTCCAACACCCGGCACGAGGTGCGCTACCAGCACTTCAAGGGCTTTGGCGAGCCGTGGGGCGATGAAGTCAAGGCGCGTCTCGCGGCGATGCAGGCCAACTATTCCACCCGCATGGGGGCGGCGCTGCGGCACGCCGCCCACTCGCTGCGCGCGCGCAAGAGCGACAAAAAGCTGCTGCTCATCCTCACCGACGGCGAACCCGCCGATATCGACGTGCAAGACGAGCGCCTGCTCATCGAAGACGCCCGCCAGGCGGTGCGAGAGCTCGAACGCAACGGTCTTTTCACTTACTGCATCAGCCTCGACCCGCGCGCCGATGCCTATGTGTCCGACATTTTTGGCCGCCGCTACACCGTGATCGACAACATCGAGCGCCTGCCCGAGAGATTGCCGGAAGTGTTCCTGGCGCTGACCAAGTAG
- a CDS encoding CbbQ/NirQ/NorQ/GpvN family protein, whose protein sequence is MSIDAQQYRVQAEPYYQPQGREVALFEAAYRNRLPVMVKGPTGCGKSRFVEHMAWRLGKPLITVACNEDMTASDLVGRYLLEGGGTRWLDGPLTTAARIGAICYLDEIVEARQDTTVVIHPLTDHRRTLPLDKKGELIQAHPDFQLVISYNPGYQSLMKDLKQSTKQRFTAFDFDYPEAGLETTILCKESGLDAETAAKLVKIGHAARNLKGHGLDEGISTRLMVYAAQLIRDGVDAGDACRMALVRPITDDADIRQTLDHAIDVTFA, encoded by the coding sequence ATGAGCATTGACGCGCAGCAGTACCGGGTTCAAGCAGAGCCCTATTACCAGCCGCAGGGCCGCGAGGTGGCCTTGTTTGAGGCCGCCTACCGCAATCGCTTGCCGGTCATGGTCAAGGGGCCGACGGGATGCGGCAAATCGCGCTTTGTCGAGCACATGGCGTGGCGGCTGGGCAAGCCGCTCATCACCGTGGCCTGCAATGAAGACATGACGGCGAGCGATCTGGTCGGACGTTATCTGCTCGAAGGCGGCGGCACGCGCTGGCTCGATGGGCCGCTGACCACCGCCGCGCGCATCGGCGCGATCTGCTACCTCGACGAAATTGTCGAGGCGCGTCAGGACACCACCGTGGTCATCCACCCGCTGACCGACCATCGCCGCACCCTGCCGCTCGACAAGAAGGGCGAGCTGATTCAGGCGCATCCCGATTTTCAGTTGGTGATTTCGTATAACCCGGGCTATCAGTCGCTGATGAAGGATCTGAAGCAGTCCACCAAACAGCGCTTCACCGCCTTCGATTTCGACTACCCCGAGGCCGGGCTCGAAACCACCATTCTGTGCAAGGAAAGCGGCCTCGACGCCGAGACGGCCGCCAAGCTGGTGAAAATCGGCCACGCCGCGCGCAATCTCAAGGGGCACGGTCTCGACGAGGGCATTTCCACACGCCTTATGGTGTACGCCGCGCAGTTGATCCGCGACGGCGTTGATGCAGGAGACGCCTGCCGCATGGCGCTGGTGCGCCCCATCACCGACGATGCCGACATTCGCCAGACGCTCGATCACGCTATCGACGTGACTTTCGCCTGA
- a CDS encoding ribulose-bisphosphate carboxylase, producing MAHDQSSRYANLDLKESDLIAGGKHILVAYKMKPKAGYDYLATAAHFAAESSTGTNVEVSTTDDFTKGVDALVYFIDEATEDMRIAYPIELFDRNVIDGRFMIVSFLTLVIGNNQGMGDVEYGKMIDFYVPERAIQMFDGPATDISNLWRILGRPIKDGGYIAGTIIKPKLGLRPEPFAQAAYQFWLGGDFIKNDEPQGNQVFAPVKKVIPLVYDAMKRAQDETGEAKLFSMNITADDYHEMCARADFALEVFGPDADKLAFLVDGYVGGPGMVTTARRQYPNQYLHYHRAGHGAITSPSSKRGYTAFVLAKMSRLQGASGIHVGTMGYGKMEGEGDDRNIAYMIERDECQGPVYYQKWYGMKPTTPIISGGMNALRLPGFFENLGHGNVINTAGGGSYGHIDSPAAGAKSLRQAYECWKAGADPIEYAKEHIEFARAFESFPGDADKLFPGWRDKLGVHK from the coding sequence ATGGCTCACGATCAATCCAGCCGCTACGCCAATCTCGATCTCAAGGAATCGGATCTGATCGCCGGTGGCAAGCACATCCTTGTTGCCTACAAAATGAAGCCCAAAGCGGGCTATGACTATCTGGCGACGGCGGCGCACTTTGCGGCCGAATCGTCCACCGGCACCAATGTGGAAGTCAGCACGACGGACGATTTCACCAAGGGGGTCGATGCCCTGGTTTATTTCATCGATGAAGCCACGGAAGACATGCGCATCGCCTATCCGATCGAACTGTTCGATCGGAATGTGATCGACGGCCGCTTCATGATCGTGTCCTTCCTCACGCTGGTGATCGGCAACAACCAGGGCATGGGCGATGTCGAGTACGGCAAGATGATCGATTTCTATGTGCCCGAGCGCGCGATCCAGATGTTCGACGGCCCGGCCACCGACATCTCCAACCTGTGGCGCATTCTGGGTCGGCCGATCAAGGACGGCGGCTATATCGCCGGCACCATCATCAAGCCCAAGTTGGGTCTGCGCCCGGAGCCATTTGCCCAGGCGGCCTATCAGTTCTGGCTGGGGGGCGATTTCATCAAGAACGACGAGCCGCAGGGCAATCAGGTATTCGCCCCGGTGAAAAAGGTGATTCCGCTGGTCTACGACGCCATGAAACGCGCGCAAGACGAGACTGGCGAGGCCAAGCTGTTCTCCATGAACATCACCGCGGACGACTATCACGAGATGTGCGCCCGCGCGGACTTCGCGCTGGAAGTCTTCGGTCCCGATGCTGACAAGCTGGCCTTCCTGGTGGACGGCTACGTGGGCGGCCCCGGCATGGTCACCACCGCGCGTCGCCAGTATCCGAACCAGTACTTGCACTATCACCGTGCGGGTCACGGCGCCATCACCTCGCCCAGTTCCAAGCGCGGCTACACCGCCTTTGTGCTGGCCAAGATGAGCCGCCTGCAAGGCGCCTCCGGCATCCACGTCGGCACCATGGGTTACGGCAAGATGGAAGGCGAGGGCGACGACCGCAACATCGCCTACATGATCGAGCGCGACGAGTGCCAAGGCCCGGTCTATTATCAAAAGTGGTACGGCATGAAGCCCACCACCCCCATCATTTCCGGCGGCATGAACGCGCTGCGCCTGCCCGGCTTCTTCGAGAACCTGGGCCACGGCAACGTGATCAACACCGCGGGCGGCGGCTCCTACGGCCATATCGACTCGCCGGCAGCTGGCGCCAAGTCGCTGCGCCAGGCCTATGAGTGCTGGAAGGCCGGAGCCGATCCGATCGAGTACGCCAAGGAGCACATAGAGTTCGCGCGCGCATTCGAATCCTTCCCGGGCGATGCCGACAAGCTCTTCCCGGGCTGGCGCGACAAACTGGGCGTCCACAAGTAA
- a CDS encoding LysR family transcriptional regulator, whose product MIRITFRQLEILQAVADCGSFSRASEKLHLTQPAVSMQIKQLENLLDMPLFEHAGKKIRLTEAGNVALRSAGIVTRELNDLEQSLANLKGLRGGVLTVSVASTASVFAARLMALFRRQFPDVEVSLNVVNRETLLRHLTENVSDLALMGTPPEGYQLSAQPFMDNPLVIIAAPDHPLARKRAIPLKRLLEEPLVVREPASGTRGALENFIRERQLPFKPTMEMNKNEAIKHAVEAGLGVGLVSLHTVQAELTSGQLSVLDVEGFPLKRQWFLVQRDGKRLSPAAQAFAELVLSKGPSIMAAAETKTG is encoded by the coding sequence ATGATCAGAATCACCTTCCGGCAACTCGAAATTCTCCAGGCTGTAGCGGACTGCGGCAGTTTTTCGCGCGCCAGCGAAAAGCTACATCTCACCCAGCCTGCTGTTTCGATGCAGATCAAACAATTGGAGAATTTGCTCGATATGCCCCTGTTCGAGCATGCGGGCAAAAAAATCCGACTCACCGAAGCTGGCAACGTCGCCCTGCGCAGCGCCGGAATCGTCACCCGCGAACTGAACGACCTCGAACAGTCTCTGGCCAACTTGAAAGGACTCAGAGGCGGCGTGCTGACGGTGTCTGTCGCCAGCACGGCCAGCGTATTTGCCGCTCGCCTTATGGCGCTGTTTCGACGCCAGTTTCCAGACGTCGAGGTCAGCCTGAATGTCGTCAACCGCGAAACCCTGCTGCGTCACTTAACCGAGAACGTCAGCGATCTCGCGCTGATGGGCACGCCGCCCGAGGGATATCAACTCAGCGCGCAGCCCTTCATGGACAACCCGCTGGTCATCATCGCCGCCCCCGACCACCCGCTCGCCAGAAAACGCGCAATCCCCCTAAAGCGCCTGCTCGAAGAGCCCCTGGTCGTGCGGGAACCCGCATCAGGCACCCGCGGCGCCCTGGAGAACTTCATCCGAGAACGACAGTTACCGTTCAAGCCGACCATGGAAATGAACAAAAACGAGGCGATCAAACACGCCGTCGAAGCCGGTCTGGGCGTGGGATTGGTCTCGCTGCACACGGTGCAGGCGGAACTCACCTCTGGCCAGTTGAGCGTTCTCGACGTCGAAGGTTTTCCGCTCAAGCGCCAGTGGTTTCTGGTGCAACGCGACGGCAAACGACTCAGCCCCGCCGCCCAAGCCTTCGCCGAACTCGTGCTAAGTAAAGGGCCAAGCATCATGGCAGCCGCAGAAACAAAAACGGGTTAG
- a CDS encoding tyrosine-type recombinase/integrase: MAYIEKRKNGYRAQVRKRGLPSISRTFDLLADAEAWAREIEREAQRGNVAVLRQDAQRVTVAEAMDRYLAGPVQAMKSAKDVRTRLGKARERFGAHYLSNVRGVDVSAWRDDLLQEGLAPQTVIHHINAFSALFSFVEKDLSIDLPAGNPASKVRKPAAPPARDRRLRAGEVDALLAAAAQARAVGLRQIIILAVETSMRLGELLGLEWSRIDLARRTAHLVDTKNGSARTVALSSAAAAALQSLPRRLDGRVFGWQAKDSFEKTWQRCIARAKAAHDEDCARNCKKPDPAFMDGLHFHDLRHEATSRLFEKGLGIMEVASMTGHKSLSMLKRYTHIEAEKLAKKLG, translated from the coding sequence ATGGCCTACATCGAAAAACGAAAAAACGGATACCGTGCGCAGGTGCGCAAGCGCGGCTTGCCGTCGATCAGCCGCACCTTTGACCTGCTCGCCGACGCAGAAGCTTGGGCGCGGGAAATCGAGCGGGAAGCACAGCGAGGCAACGTTGCCGTGCTACGACAAGATGCGCAGCGGGTGACAGTCGCCGAAGCGATGGATCGCTACCTTGCCGGGCCGGTGCAGGCCATGAAGTCGGCGAAGGATGTTCGCACGCGCCTCGGCAAGGCACGCGAGCGCTTCGGCGCTCACTACTTGTCCAATGTGCGAGGGGTGGACGTGTCGGCCTGGCGCGATGATCTGCTTCAGGAAGGGCTGGCACCGCAGACCGTTATTCACCACATCAACGCGTTCTCCGCCCTCTTTTCGTTCGTCGAGAAGGATTTGAGCATCGATTTGCCCGCAGGCAACCCGGCGAGCAAGGTGCGCAAACCAGCCGCGCCGCCAGCGCGGGATCGTCGGCTGCGAGCAGGCGAAGTCGATGCGCTGCTGGCCGCTGCCGCGCAGGCGCGTGCGGTTGGGCTTCGACAGATCATCATTCTTGCCGTCGAGACTTCGATGCGCCTTGGGGAACTGCTCGGGCTAGAGTGGTCGCGTATCGACTTGGCCAGGCGCACGGCGCACCTGGTGGACACCAAAAACGGCAGCGCCCGCACGGTGGCGCTGTCCAGCGCGGCGGCGGCGGCGCTGCAAAGCCTGCCTCGTCGCCTCGATGGGCGAGTGTTTGGCTGGCAAGCCAAGGACTCTTTTGAAAAGACGTGGCAGCGATGCATCGCCCGCGCCAAGGCTGCCCATGACGAAGATTGCGCCAGGAATTGCAAAAAGCCCGATCCGGCATTCATGGATGGGTTGCACTTCCATGACCTGCGCCACGAAGCCACGTCGCGCTTGTTCGAGAAGGGTTTGGGCATCATGGAAGTGGCGAGCATGACGGGGCACAAGAGCCTGAGCATGCTCAAGCGGTACACGCACATCGAGGCGGAAAAGCTGGCGAAGAAGTTGGGGTAG
- a CDS encoding AAA family ATPase — MIVCVGNTKGGVGKTTLAVNLAIARALTGRDVWLIDGDRQGTAQTAISIRAEGGHSPGIACSQYSDGPTLRAQVQQQGRKFDDIIIDAGGRDSTALRAALVLADVLVVPFQPRSYDVWALADIAGLVDEARSVRDGLRAFAVLNCADPGESSADNLEAAAAVADVPQFKYLATPLRRRKAYANAAGSGLSVLEAKPVDRKAVDELQALVNALF; from the coding sequence ATGATCGTTTGCGTGGGGAACACAAAGGGCGGCGTGGGAAAGACGACGCTCGCCGTGAATTTGGCGATTGCTCGGGCGCTCACTGGGCGCGATGTGTGGCTGATCGACGGCGACCGACAAGGCACGGCGCAGACGGCCATCAGCATCAGGGCAGAGGGTGGGCACAGCCCAGGCATTGCCTGCTCGCAGTATTCAGACGGGCCGACGCTACGGGCGCAGGTGCAGCAGCAGGGGCGCAAGTTTGACGACATCATCATCGACGCTGGCGGGCGGGATTCCACGGCGCTGCGTGCCGCCTTGGTGCTGGCCGATGTGCTGGTGGTGCCATTCCAGCCTCGGTCCTACGACGTTTGGGCACTCGCCGACATCGCCGGTCTGGTTGATGAGGCGCGCAGCGTGCGAGATGGGCTGCGGGCGTTCGCGGTCTTGAACTGTGCCGATCCGGGGGAGAGTTCGGCGGATAACCTGGAAGCTGCGGCAGCGGTCGCCGATGTGCCGCAATTCAAGTACCTGGCGACACCCCTGCGGCGGCGCAAGGCTTACGCGAATGCGGCGGGCTCGGGGCTGTCGGTGCTGGAAGCCAAGCCGGTTGATCGCAAGGCCGTCGATGAGCTGCAAGCCCTCGTCAACGCATTGTTTTAA
- a CDS encoding CopG family ribbon-helix-helix protein, with protein sequence MAIVKPKGKASVVDAFIGGAPDAAPAPKVVKGVMLGNKRQITLTIAPELLARVDALAGQIGQSRAAVINLAIRQAVERGLTIEGLTKAS encoded by the coding sequence ATGGCGATTGTGAAACCGAAGGGCAAGGCATCAGTGGTGGATGCGTTTATCGGCGGGGCGCCCGATGCGGCGCCTGCGCCGAAGGTGGTCAAGGGCGTGATGCTAGGCAATAAGCGTCAGATCACGTTGACCATCGCACCAGAGCTGCTGGCCAGGGTAGACGCGCTGGCCGGGCAGATCGGCCAGTCAAGGGCGGCAGTCATCAATCTGGCGATTCGTCAGGCGGTCGAGCGCGGGCTGACGATCGAGGGGCTAACCAAGGCATCGTGA
- a CDS encoding outer membrane lipoprotein: protein MKKTLSLAAAALAVAMLGGCATNPLMGTGTPQASAQGYTMQGAQSVQSVQLGTVLAVHAVVIAGQGSGAGALGGALAGGAIGHQIGNGTGQKLATIAGALAGLMGGQALEGAAAKESGLLVTVKLDDGRMLAITQAADVQLNVGERVQVLMDRTGKARALPLG, encoded by the coding sequence ATGAAGAAAACCCTTTCCCTCGCTGCCGCAGCGCTCGCCGTAGCGATGCTCGGCGGCTGCGCCACCAATCCCCTTATGGGCACCGGCACGCCCCAGGCCAGCGCCCAGGGCTACACCATGCAGGGTGCGCAATCCGTGCAGAGTGTCCAGCTCGGGACCGTGCTTGCCGTGCACGCCGTCGTCATCGCCGGGCAAGGCTCCGGCGCTGGGGCGCTCGGCGGCGCCCTGGCGGGCGGCGCCATCGGCCACCAGATCGGCAACGGCACAGGGCAGAAGCTCGCCACCATCGCGGGCGCCCTGGCTGGCCTGATGGGCGGCCAGGCGCTCGAAGGCGCCGCCGCCAAGGAATCGGGCTTGCTCGTGACCGTCAAGCTCGATGACGGCCGGATGCTCGCCATCACCCAGGCGGCTGACGTGCAGCTCAACGTGGGCGAGCGCGTGCAAGTCCTGATGGACCGCACCGGCAAGGCTCGGGCCTTGCCGCTGGGTTGA
- a CDS encoding DUF6573 family protein has product MQTTTATMQEIFGEPIHVYTRAQAIEDGQLIDVSTTAREAGIVWPVALTSAAWADCVEWTDQTEARKGYAGQSESGRLWDVVWMLSIAVRQALHRGLDASQQPLYFSLLRTPTAGRGVQPRKVTLKFIVGPSDNGRPCITVMLPSED; this is encoded by the coding sequence ATGCAAACAACGACCGCCACCATGCAAGAAATCTTCGGCGAACCCATTCACGTCTACACCCGCGCGCAAGCGATCGAGGACGGGCAACTGATCGACGTATCCACCACCGCCCGCGAGGCCGGCATTGTCTGGCCCGTGGCGCTGACCAGCGCCGCATGGGCCGATTGTGTGGAATGGACAGACCAAACCGAAGCACGCAAGGGCTACGCCGGCCAGAGCGAATCGGGCAGGCTGTGGGACGTGGTGTGGATGCTCAGCATCGCGGTTCGCCAGGCACTGCATCGCGGCCTGGACGCCAGCCAGCAGCCTCTTTATTTCAGCCTGTTGCGCACGCCCACGGCAGGCCGGGGCGTCCAGCCCCGCAAAGTGACACTCAAGTTCATCGTCGGCCCAAGCGACAACGGGCGGCCCTGCATCACGGTGATGCTTCCCAGCGAAGACTGA
- a CDS encoding retron St85 family effector protein — protein MREALLEKIDLPASRLKPYQGFIFLCGGPTDICSTKPTSIRDAIHRELVKDREIDRRIRLAEDYKDWSHEAVYRDLVSFERHLAELSSVIVLVLESPGSIAELGLFSVIDEFKKKLLVFVDTVHYQSDSFIKLGPIDYLEKVYDNNAECHRWMQRTGSRTTFDPSAAEQLQPELADAVRARAAKPTPERGFNPTNWLDGALLVCDLLSLCSALTLRELRQLLGDIGCARTETEVKQLLFLLQRVGLIAMEPKGDQRFYVGIEDRQFVHFDLRDKTFDVMRFRSDLLTHYEKDDKKRFRAIQEVRSRRA, from the coding sequence ATGAGGGAAGCTCTTCTCGAAAAAATTGATCTTCCCGCATCACGCTTGAAGCCCTATCAGGGCTTCATTTTTTTGTGCGGCGGACCAACAGATATTTGCTCCACAAAACCAACATCAATTCGCGATGCTATTCACCGGGAACTCGTGAAAGATCGCGAAATAGATCGCCGCATACGTCTTGCAGAGGACTACAAAGACTGGTCACACGAAGCGGTCTATCGGGATCTAGTGTCTTTCGAACGCCATCTCGCCGAACTGTCCTCAGTTATTGTCCTGGTGCTTGAAAGTCCTGGCTCCATTGCTGAACTTGGTTTGTTTTCAGTGATTGATGAGTTCAAGAAAAAGCTTCTAGTCTTTGTCGACACGGTTCACTACCAAAGCGACTCCTTCATTAAGCTAGGCCCGATCGACTACTTGGAGAAGGTTTACGACAACAATGCTGAATGCCATCGGTGGATGCAACGCACCGGTTCACGAACCACCTTTGATCCATCTGCTGCCGAACAGCTTCAGCCGGAGTTAGCAGACGCAGTCCGAGCGCGCGCAGCGAAGCCAACTCCGGAACGCGGCTTTAATCCAACAAACTGGCTTGATGGTGCTCTACTTGTCTGTGATCTACTGAGTCTTTGCTCCGCACTCACCCTTCGGGAGCTTCGCCAGTTGTTGGGCGACATAGGCTGTGCGCGAACTGAGACCGAGGTCAAGCAGCTTCTGTTTTTACTCCAGCGCGTCGGCCTGATCGCGATGGAGCCGAAGGGCGATCAGCGCTTCTACGTCGGCATTGAAGACAGGCAGTTTGTTCACTTTGATCTTCGCGACAAAACCTTTGACGTAATGCGCTTTCGGTCGGACCTTTTGACACATTACGAAAAGGACGATAAGAAGCGCTTCCGTGCGATTCAGGAAGTCAGGAGCCGCCGTGCTTAG
- a CDS encoding retron St85 family RNA-directed DNA polymerase, which produces MAADLAMLPSHLAKIIQTAPLRYKLFEIQKKSGGRREVAQPAREVKAIQRWLIRELGPRLPVHECATAYREGSSIRKNAEAHASSRYMLKLDFTNFFPSIVRSDLHAHLDRHCSDYLDPSARKLIAHVSCWARHREPPLRLCIGAPSSPLLSNSLMFEFDNRLAAVAKDDGVVYTRYADDITLSSRDRGKIDRYTEIVQTLLESLQYPKLTLNEGKTVLASRAGKRVVTGLILTPEGSVSIGRDRKRLIRAMYHRSLTKQLDSKETQVLAGLIAFADSIEPGFSQRLKGSVRP; this is translated from the coding sequence ATGGCTGCCGACCTTGCGATGCTTCCATCGCACTTGGCGAAGATCATTCAAACGGCCCCACTGCGATACAAGCTTTTCGAAATCCAGAAGAAATCTGGCGGCAGGCGCGAAGTTGCCCAACCGGCGCGTGAGGTAAAGGCAATTCAGCGATGGTTAATTCGAGAACTGGGTCCACGCCTGCCGGTACATGAGTGCGCAACCGCGTATCGTGAAGGTTCGTCGATCAGAAAAAACGCTGAGGCACACGCAAGCAGTCGCTACATGCTAAAGCTGGACTTCACAAACTTCTTTCCATCAATTGTTCGAAGCGATCTACATGCCCACCTTGATCGTCACTGCTCCGACTATCTTGATCCCTCTGCTCGAAAGCTAATTGCGCACGTAAGTTGTTGGGCTCGCCACCGAGAGCCACCGTTACGGCTCTGCATTGGTGCGCCTAGCTCACCGCTACTTTCAAATAGTTTGATGTTCGAGTTTGACAACCGCCTTGCTGCCGTAGCCAAGGATGATGGTGTCGTTTACACGCGCTACGCTGATGACATTACCCTCTCTTCGCGGGACCGAGGCAAGATCGACCGCTACACGGAGATAGTGCAGACTCTGCTAGAGAGTCTGCAGTACCCCAAGCTCACTCTTAATGAAGGCAAGACTGTGCTCGCGTCTCGGGCAGGCAAGCGGGTCGTAACTGGACTGATCTTGACTCCAGAGGGCAGTGTGTCGATCGGCCGCGACAGGAAAAGGCTCATACGGGCGATGTATCACCGCAGCCTCACCAAGCAGCTTGACTCCAAGGAGACTCAGGTACTTGCGGGACTCATCGCGTTTGCAGATAGCATCGAACCAGGCTTTTCTCAGCGACTAAAGGGCTCTGTTCGACCATAG